A window from Candidatus Nitrospira neomarina encodes these proteins:
- the carB gene encoding carbamoyl-phosphate synthase large subunit produces MPRRNDIQRILLIGSGPIVIGQGCEFDYSGTQACRALKEEGFEVILVNSNPATIMTDPDLADRTYVEPITVEVVEAILERERPDALLPTMGGQTALNITVELVKRGILEKYGVQLIGASYESIQKAEDRDLFKQAMTRIGLNVAASGSFRSREEALRLLETIGFPAIVRPSFTLGGAGGNIAYNREEFDTYIDWALVTSPVGQALLEQSLLGWKEYELEVMRDSKDNVVIVCPIENFDPMGVHTGDSITVAPAMTLSDKEYQHMRDAAIRIIREIGVDTGGSNIQFSLNPDNGALMVIEMNPRVSRSSALASKATGFPIAKIAAKLAVGYTLDEIPNDITQVTKACFEPTIDYVVVKIPRFTFEKFDGVDRVLTTHMKSVGEAMALGSTFKEALQKAIRSLETDRYGLMSLHGLNGKKDSAGSAHPLYERLQSQVRIPTADRLWFLADAFRIGMSVEELYHLSRVDPWFLHEIEELVEFEAEWVRRNKAEVGNDRPHDTRKGCPDSLVALLEHAKGLGFSDQRLGQLIGREEDTIRQWRQVRGSGYGTVFKRVDTCGAEFEAHTPYLYSTSGFSCESRPTQKRKIMILGGGPNRIGQGIEFDYCCVHAAMALKEEGIETIMVNCNPETVSTDYDISDRLYFEPLTKEEVLRIILTERPDGVVVQFGGQTPLKLAVPLEQEGVRILGTQPDAIDRAEDRKRFSDLLMELNLLQPQNGTARSSHEAHIIAVNIGYPVMVRPSYVLGGRAMQIVYDADALDEYLQRHGMDLGRHPLLIDDYLEDAIEVDVDAIADGTDVVVAAIMEHVEMAGIHSGDSACSLPAHSLQDDILKTINHQTILLAKELHVVGLMNIQYAVKDGSVYILEVNPRASRTVPFVSKAIGVPLAKHAMKIMAGRSLKDLGFTQCPLFSHIAIKEAVFPFTKLGVADVLLGPEMRSTGEVMGIDRSFGWAFAKSQAASGMPLPLEGTALLSVKDGDKPATLAIAQRLSQLGFSLNATKGTAAFLRTHGITVVTVNKINEARPHIEDLLKNKELSLVVNTVGGASSQDDSAPIRRASVFGGIPYFTTIQAAQAAISGIEAMKKTSMEVRCLQEYHSAMPGR; encoded by the coding sequence ATGCCACGAAGAAACGACATTCAGAGAATTTTATTAATCGGCTCTGGACCGATTGTTATTGGGCAAGGCTGTGAGTTTGACTATTCGGGAACGCAAGCCTGCAGGGCTCTGAAGGAGGAGGGCTTTGAAGTCATCCTCGTTAACAGTAATCCCGCCACGATTATGACCGATCCGGATCTCGCGGACCGGACCTATGTGGAGCCGATCACGGTCGAAGTCGTGGAAGCCATATTAGAGCGAGAGCGCCCTGATGCCCTGCTTCCCACCATGGGCGGACAGACGGCCCTAAATATCACTGTGGAATTAGTGAAACGGGGTATTCTGGAAAAGTACGGAGTGCAACTTATCGGAGCCTCATATGAGTCGATCCAAAAAGCGGAAGATCGGGACTTGTTCAAACAGGCGATGACACGGATTGGATTAAATGTGGCGGCAAGCGGATCATTTCGCTCAAGAGAAGAAGCCCTACGGCTTCTTGAAACCATTGGATTTCCCGCTATCGTCCGTCCATCATTCACTCTGGGAGGAGCAGGGGGCAATATCGCCTATAATCGTGAAGAGTTTGATACGTATATCGATTGGGCTCTTGTGACCAGTCCTGTGGGACAGGCCTTGCTCGAACAATCGCTTCTGGGATGGAAGGAATATGAATTAGAAGTAATGCGGGACTCCAAAGACAATGTGGTCATTGTCTGCCCCATCGAAAATTTCGATCCAATGGGTGTGCATACCGGAGACAGTATCACCGTGGCCCCTGCCATGACCTTGTCTGATAAAGAGTATCAGCATATGCGAGACGCGGCCATCCGTATCATTCGAGAAATCGGAGTGGATACCGGCGGGTCCAATATTCAATTTTCTTTGAATCCGGACAACGGAGCGTTGATGGTTATTGAAATGAATCCTCGCGTATCGAGGAGTTCCGCTTTGGCATCAAAGGCAACCGGGTTTCCGATAGCCAAGATCGCTGCGAAGTTGGCCGTCGGGTATACCCTTGATGAGATTCCCAACGATATTACACAAGTGACAAAAGCCTGCTTTGAACCGACCATCGACTATGTGGTCGTGAAAATTCCACGGTTTACATTTGAGAAATTTGATGGTGTTGATCGGGTGCTGACAACCCATATGAAGTCCGTGGGAGAAGCCATGGCACTCGGCTCAACCTTCAAAGAAGCGTTGCAGAAGGCTATTCGTTCCCTTGAAACAGACCGATATGGATTGATGTCGTTACATGGCCTGAATGGGAAAAAAGACTCTGCCGGCTCGGCTCATCCGTTGTATGAACGTCTTCAATCTCAGGTTCGAATCCCGACCGCTGATCGCCTTTGGTTTCTGGCTGATGCGTTCCGAATCGGAATGTCCGTAGAGGAACTGTATCATCTGTCGCGTGTTGACCCCTGGTTTTTGCATGAGATTGAAGAACTCGTAGAATTTGAGGCGGAATGGGTTCGTAGAAATAAGGCGGAAGTTGGGAACGATCGTCCACACGACACCCGCAAAGGATGCCCGGATTCCCTGGTGGCTCTCCTTGAACACGCGAAAGGTCTCGGATTTTCAGATCAACGGCTCGGTCAACTTATCGGGAGAGAGGAAGATACCATTCGTCAATGGCGACAGGTCAGGGGATCTGGCTATGGCACAGTGTTTAAAAGAGTAGATACCTGTGGTGCAGAGTTTGAGGCGCATACGCCCTATCTCTATTCCACGTCGGGGTTCTCCTGTGAATCCCGCCCTACTCAAAAAAGAAAAATTATGATTTTAGGCGGAGGGCCGAACCGCATTGGGCAGGGCATTGAATTTGATTATTGTTGTGTGCATGCCGCAATGGCCCTTAAAGAAGAAGGCATTGAAACGATTATGGTCAATTGTAATCCGGAAACCGTCAGTACGGATTATGATATTTCCGATCGCTTGTATTTTGAACCGTTGACCAAAGAAGAGGTCTTGCGAATTATCCTGACTGAACGACCGGACGGCGTCGTCGTGCAATTCGGTGGACAAACGCCTCTTAAGCTGGCCGTCCCGTTAGAGCAGGAAGGGGTCAGAATTTTGGGGACCCAACCTGATGCCATTGACCGTGCGGAAGATCGAAAACGATTCAGTGATTTGTTAATGGAATTGAATCTCCTGCAGCCGCAAAACGGTACCGCACGATCCTCACATGAAGCTCATATTATAGCCGTCAACATTGGCTATCCAGTGATGGTCCGCCCATCGTATGTATTGGGGGGGCGTGCCATGCAAATCGTGTATGATGCCGACGCATTAGATGAATACCTTCAGAGACACGGGATGGATTTGGGAAGACATCCCTTGTTAATTGATGATTACCTTGAAGACGCCATAGAAGTTGATGTGGATGCCATCGCAGATGGGACAGACGTCGTGGTGGCTGCCATCATGGAACATGTCGAGATGGCAGGCATTCATTCAGGAGATTCAGCCTGTTCATTACCTGCCCATTCCCTTCAGGACGATATTCTGAAGACGATCAATCACCAAACCATACTTCTTGCCAAGGAATTACACGTGGTGGGCCTGATGAATATTCAATATGCCGTCAAGGATGGGTCGGTATATATCTTGGAGGTCAATCCTCGCGCTTCCCGCACGGTCCCTTTTGTCAGTAAGGCCATCGGTGTACCTTTGGCCAAACATGCGATGAAAATCATGGCTGGACGAAGCTTGAAAGACTTAGGCTTTACGCAGTGCCCCCTTTTCTCCCACATTGCCATTAAAGAGGCCGTCTTTCCATTTACCAAACTTGGCGTCGCCGATGTCTTGTTGGGGCCTGAGATGCGTTCGACGGGCGAAGTCATGGGGATTGATCGAAGTTTCGGTTGGGCGTTTGCCAAATCACAGGCCGCATCGGGAATGCCATTGCCTTTGGAAGGGACTGCCCTTCTCAGCGTGAAAGATGGAGATAAACCCGCGACGCTTGCTATTGCACAGCGACTGTCGCAGCTCGGATTTTCACTGAATGCCACGAAGGGGACGGCGGCCTTTTTGCGGACACATGGGATCACCGTAGTTACGGTGAATAAAATCAATGAGGCTCGGCCCCATATCGAAGATCTACTCAAAAATAAAGAGCTGTCATTAGTCGTAAATACGGTGGGAGGTGCCTCTTCACAGGATGATTCCGCGCCGATACGCAGGGCCTCCGTCTTCGGCGGGATTCCTTATTTTACGACTATTCAGGCTGCGCAAGCCGCCATCTCAGGAATAGAGGCGATGAAGAAAACATCCATGGAGGTTCGCTGTCTGCAGGAATATCATTCTGCGATGCCAGGCAGGTAG
- a CDS encoding M48 family metallopeptidase has protein sequence MTNDPPGSEKAFQWLLAGAVCAILLLSSACQKAPGTARDQLIYISEEKEIALGLAAFREVLKSAPLSRDPEVTLMVNRVGQRIAKAAQKPEYVWEFAVIQDDDQVNAFALPGGKVAVFTGILKYTKTEGGLATVMAHEVAHALQRHGAERYSRGILEQIGQLGALAGAAAGGVDPGLAIGAMSAYGVGVALPNSRDQETEADFIGLQLMAKAGYDPREAVPFWERMSGCPRKMIGKFCFRSQNAIPEFLSTHPSDVTRINQIEAWIPQALKFYHPETLPPESPESPTKKPMSGPVSKS, from the coding sequence ATGACCAACGATCCACCAGGTTCTGAAAAGGCATTCCAATGGCTCTTGGCCGGTGCGGTATGTGCCATCCTGTTGCTAAGTTCAGCATGTCAAAAGGCTCCGGGGACGGCTAGAGATCAATTAATTTATATTTCGGAAGAAAAGGAAATTGCCCTGGGACTTGCGGCATTTCGCGAGGTGTTAAAGTCGGCACCCTTAAGTAGGGATCCGGAAGTCACGTTAATGGTGAATCGTGTGGGACAACGCATTGCCAAGGCAGCCCAAAAACCTGAATATGTCTGGGAATTCGCCGTCATTCAGGATGATGATCAAGTGAATGCCTTTGCATTGCCTGGTGGCAAAGTGGCGGTGTTTACCGGCATTTTAAAATACACAAAAACAGAGGGCGGGCTGGCAACGGTCATGGCACATGAAGTTGCCCATGCGTTGCAACGGCATGGAGCCGAGCGATACAGTCGTGGAATTTTGGAACAAATTGGTCAACTTGGTGCTTTGGCTGGAGCCGCCGCCGGTGGCGTTGACCCTGGCTTGGCTATTGGGGCCATGAGCGCCTATGGAGTTGGGGTGGCCCTTCCCAATTCCCGTGACCAGGAAACCGAAGCAGATTTTATCGGGCTGCAATTGATGGCCAAGGCCGGCTACGATCCGAGGGAAGCGGTGCCGTTTTGGGAACGTATGAGTGGATGTCCGAGAAAAATGATAGGAAAATTTTGTTTTCGCAGTCAAAATGCGATTCCAGAATTTCTGTCCACTCATCCTTCGGATGTGACCCGAATTAATCAAATTGAAGCCTGGATTCCCCAAGCACTAAAATTTTATCATCCCGAGACATTACCTCCCGAATCACCTGAATCTCCCACTAAAAAACCGATGTCCGGACCGGTTTCAAAATCCTGA
- the sppA gene encoding signal peptide peptidase SppA, giving the protein MTRCYLILFLFMVSGCIHIDLFPGGGKLQEAIISGEGKDKVLLIDISGMLTTGKASGILEEPSLPARIKEELTKAEEDEHVKAIILRINTPGGSVTASDLVYHELKVFKKKRAVPIIAAIMDLGTSGGYYIATVADHILAHPSTITGSIGVIMVTMNAEGLLEKVGVQPAAIVSGPKKSMGSPFRPMDDEERAIFQGTIDHLFEQFLSVVKEGRPGLSMEQIRTVADGRIFTADIAKSKGLVDSIGYLDEAIDLAKNEANLEQATVVTYTRGRGTQQNIYSRFDPPQIGPIGFPQVDSHSLFNVLTGGTPQMLYMWMP; this is encoded by the coding sequence ATGACTCGGTGTTATCTGATTCTTTTTCTTTTTATGGTCAGCGGGTGCATCCATATTGATCTTTTCCCGGGAGGAGGAAAACTCCAGGAAGCCATCATTTCTGGTGAAGGAAAGGATAAGGTGTTGTTGATTGATATCTCGGGCATGCTGACGACAGGCAAAGCATCGGGTATCTTGGAGGAACCCAGTCTGCCGGCACGGATCAAAGAGGAATTGACCAAAGCCGAAGAGGATGAACATGTCAAAGCTATCATCCTTCGAATAAATACTCCAGGAGGATCAGTCACGGCTTCGGATCTGGTATATCATGAGCTGAAAGTCTTTAAGAAAAAACGCGCCGTCCCCATTATTGCGGCCATTATGGATTTGGGCACTTCCGGCGGATATTACATTGCGACGGTCGCCGACCATATTCTTGCACATCCCTCAACCATTACCGGAAGTATCGGCGTCATTATGGTGACCATGAATGCAGAAGGGTTGTTGGAAAAAGTTGGGGTCCAACCGGCGGCGATTGTTTCGGGTCCTAAAAAATCTATGGGTTCTCCATTCCGGCCAATGGATGATGAAGAGCGGGCTATTTTTCAAGGGACGATTGATCATTTGTTTGAGCAATTCCTTTCGGTGGTAAAAGAGGGAAGACCCGGATTAAGCATGGAGCAGATTCGCACGGTAGCTGACGGACGGATTTTTACGGCTGATATTGCCAAATCCAAGGGTCTTGTGGATAGCATTGGATATTTGGATGAGGCGATTGATTTGGCCAAAAATGAGGCCAATTTGGAACAGGCTACAGTCGTCACGTATACCAGGGGAAGGGGAACTCAGCAAAATATCTACTCACGGTTTGATCCTCCTCAGATCGGGCCTATCGGGTTTCCACAGGTCGATTCGCATTCTCTATTCAACGTATTGACCGGAGGAACACCACAAATGCTGTATATGTGGATGCCGTAA
- the carA gene encoding glutamine-hydrolyzing carbamoyl-phosphate synthase small subunit → MKPAVLALADGTIFQGQALGFEGETVGEVVFNTAMTGYQEILTDPSYKGQIVLMTSTQIGNYGVTPEDDESHRVWAEGFIVREAAKYRSNWRSRQSFEDYLIEHRIVAIQGIDTRALTCHVRDHGSQMGIISHGDFEINALRKKAKAVPSLVGRDLVREVTCPDAYEWTERSVVMDPASGDPSIFTQNTAQPPLKLVVMDFGVKQNILRSLVDLGCRVRVVPASTTAEEVRRLNPDGIVLSNGPGDPEGVPYAVETVKQLLGWKPLLGICLGHQILGLSLGLHTHKLTFGHHGANHPVMDLRTRKIEITSQNHNFAVDLPHKEGACPTLTSQQFDSCVGRMEITHRSVNDGCCEGMAGLESPILSIQYHPEASPGPHDSSYVFRQFLGMMKGRG, encoded by the coding sequence ATGAAGCCCGCAGTTCTGGCGTTAGCCGACGGAACCATCTTTCAGGGACAGGCACTCGGGTTCGAAGGCGAAACCGTAGGAGAAGTGGTATTTAATACGGCCATGACGGGCTATCAAGAAATTTTGACCGACCCTTCCTATAAAGGGCAGATCGTGCTGATGACCTCAACCCAAATAGGGAATTATGGGGTGACCCCGGAAGACGATGAGTCGCATCGGGTGTGGGCGGAAGGATTTATTGTCCGTGAAGCGGCCAAGTACCGGAGTAATTGGCGTAGCCGGCAATCTTTTGAAGATTATTTAATTGAGCATCGTATTGTGGCCATTCAAGGGATAGACACGCGAGCACTGACCTGTCATGTCCGTGATCACGGCTCACAAATGGGAATCATTTCTCATGGAGATTTTGAGATCAATGCCCTGCGAAAAAAGGCGAAGGCCGTGCCTTCCCTGGTTGGACGGGACTTGGTGAGGGAGGTCACCTGTCCGGACGCCTATGAATGGACTGAGAGATCCGTTGTTATGGACCCGGCTAGTGGTGACCCATCCATTTTCACTCAAAACACCGCTCAGCCCCCTTTGAAACTGGTAGTCATGGATTTTGGTGTGAAACAGAATATTTTACGAAGTCTTGTGGATCTGGGATGTCGGGTTCGGGTGGTGCCTGCTTCCACGACCGCGGAAGAAGTCCGTCGCCTTAATCCGGATGGAATTGTGTTATCCAATGGCCCGGGAGATCCCGAAGGGGTGCCCTATGCGGTAGAAACCGTCAAGCAGCTATTGGGTTGGAAACCACTGTTGGGAATTTGTTTGGGGCATCAGATATTGGGATTATCCTTGGGATTGCACACTCATAAGCTAACCTTTGGGCATCATGGAGCCAATCATCCAGTCATGGATCTTCGCACCCGAAAGATTGAAATTACCTCGCAAAACCATAATTTTGCTGTTGACCTTCCTCACAAGGAAGGCGCGTGTCCGACATTGACGTCTCAACAGTTTGACTCCTGTGTTGGACGAATGGAAATTACGCATCGGAGTGTGAATGATGGGTGTTGTGAAGGGATGGCGGGCTTAGAGAGTCCCATTCTTTCTATTCAGTATCACCCGGAAGCCTCCCCGGGCCCGCATGATTCTTCGTATGTATTCCGACAATTTCTGGGAATGATGAAAGGCCGTGGATAA
- a CDS encoding DUF4149 domain-containing protein, with amino-acid sequence MKRINWGVVGFLFELCALILWVGGLVVIIALVIPAVFNSFGMEPAGRFLRRVFDGFGLMNVWILILLSVVAVIRSRAFGHNSPEMFAVSSVEWWLLAGMALMTFSILVVLSPQAITLQEEAFEAVSKEDKDTAYAKFFRLHMVVRACHLVNFGLAASLLIVKVRKALFHHFIAFRS; translated from the coding sequence ATGAAGCGGATTAATTGGGGGGTGGTGGGCTTTCTTTTCGAACTGTGTGCCTTAATCCTATGGGTGGGCGGGTTAGTCGTCATTATTGCGTTGGTGATTCCTGCCGTTTTTAATTCCTTCGGGATGGAACCAGCTGGCCGTTTTTTACGGAGAGTGTTTGATGGGTTTGGATTAATGAATGTCTGGATTTTGATTTTATTGAGTGTGGTGGCCGTGATTCGCTCCCGGGCTTTTGGCCATAACTCCCCCGAGATGTTTGCCGTGTCTTCCGTGGAATGGTGGCTTCTGGCCGGAATGGCCCTTATGACGTTCAGTATACTGGTGGTTCTGAGTCCCCAAGCCATTACGTTACAGGAAGAGGCCTTTGAGGCGGTCTCAAAAGAAGACAAAGATACCGCCTACGCAAAATTTTTTCGTCTTCATATGGTTGTACGTGCCTGCCACTTGGTGAATTTTGGTCTCGCGGCTTCGCTGCTTATTGTCAAAGTACGGAAAGCTCTCTTTCACCACTTCATAGCTTTTCGCTCATAA
- a CDS encoding dihydroorotase, whose translation MTKKTGQSPTSSHLLCIQGGIVIDPGHVNGRADVLIQDGNILEVGFPLTNPLSQDSSVTILEAHGWIVAPGLVDLHCHLREPGFEYKETIATGAASAVAGGFTTICCMPNTQPVNDNAAITKFMLAQGQEAGKARVFPIGAITKKSEGEELADIGELVDAGCVAISDDGRPVMNSLVMRRALEYAKAFGIPVVDHCEDLHLTDGGCMNEGMVSTELGMPGIPDASEEVMVARNLALADLTGVHVHLAHLSTARSVELVRHAKGQGLPVSAEVCPHHFSITEEAVRCYNSNAKMNPPLRTDEDVQALKQGLVDGTIDAIATDHAPHALQEKQLEFDTAPFGIVGFETALPLTLRLVDEGVLSLEQALDKLTRSPAQLFHLPVGSLQPGSHADIVVFDPHEEWVVDPTKFFSKSQNTPFGGWTVKGKVKMTLVDGRMVYDAR comes from the coding sequence ATGACCAAAAAGACAGGACAGTCTCCCACCTCTTCTCACCTGCTCTGCATTCAGGGTGGAATTGTGATTGACCCCGGCCACGTGAATGGACGGGCCGATGTGCTTATTCAAGATGGAAACATTCTTGAAGTCGGTTTTCCACTGACGAACCCCCTTTCTCAGGATTCATCAGTTACAATTCTTGAGGCCCATGGCTGGATTGTGGCGCCTGGCCTTGTCGATCTGCATTGCCACTTACGGGAACCCGGGTTTGAATACAAAGAAACCATCGCGACCGGCGCGGCCTCGGCCGTGGCAGGAGGATTTACGACCATTTGTTGTATGCCGAATACCCAGCCCGTCAATGATAACGCTGCCATCACCAAATTTATGCTGGCCCAAGGGCAAGAGGCCGGCAAGGCCAGAGTGTTCCCGATCGGGGCCATCACCAAAAAATCCGAAGGAGAAGAACTTGCCGATATTGGTGAATTGGTGGACGCCGGATGTGTGGCCATTTCGGATGATGGGCGCCCCGTGATGAATAGTTTGGTCATGCGACGGGCGCTGGAGTATGCCAAGGCTTTTGGAATTCCTGTTGTGGACCATTGCGAAGACCTGCATTTAACCGATGGCGGATGTATGAACGAGGGTATGGTATCGACTGAACTCGGGATGCCAGGGATCCCCGATGCCTCAGAGGAGGTGATGGTGGCTCGAAACCTGGCTCTGGCCGATCTTACCGGGGTTCATGTGCATCTGGCCCATTTGAGCACCGCCCGTTCGGTGGAACTGGTCCGTCATGCCAAAGGGCAAGGGTTGCCGGTGAGCGCAGAAGTCTGTCCTCATCACTTTTCCATAACTGAAGAAGCCGTCCGCTGTTATAATTCCAATGCCAAAATGAATCCACCACTGCGGACGGATGAAGACGTTCAAGCCCTCAAGCAGGGCTTGGTTGATGGCACTATTGATGCCATTGCCACCGACCATGCTCCCCATGCCCTCCAAGAAAAACAATTGGAATTTGATACGGCTCCGTTTGGAATTGTAGGGTTTGAGACCGCTCTCCCCTTAACCCTCCGTCTGGTGGATGAGGGGGTCTTGTCCCTTGAACAAGCGCTTGATAAATTGACCAGATCTCCTGCCCAGCTTTTTCACCTTCCTGTTGGAAGCCTCCAGCCAGGGTCACATGCCGATATCGTGGTGTTTGATCCTCATGAAGAGTGGGTGGTGGATCCCACTAAATTTTTCTCAAAAAGTCAGAATACGCCATTTGGGGGTTGGACAGTGAAGGGAAAAGTGAAGATGACCTTGGTTGATGGCAGGATGGTCTATGATGCCCGATAA
- a CDS encoding aspartate carbamoyltransferase catalytic subunit, giving the protein MGLERKDLLTIAALSADQIQLILTTAESLKEVGGRDIKKVPALRGKTVVNLFFEPSTRTRTSFELAAKRLSADVINFSPSTSSMVKGETLVDTARNIEAMQADIIVLRHPSPGAAENLARSVRSSVINAGDGWHEHPTQALLDVFTIKEKKGRVSGLVVVIVGDIAHSRVARSNILALTKLGAEVRVVAPPTMIPFGLEHFGVEVFHDLDEALIGTDVIIMLRLQRERLGRALLPSLREYAKLFCLTTERLKLAKPDAIVMHPGPLNRGVEISPSVADSNVAVILDQVTNGVSVRMALMYLLSGFSERSTLNE; this is encoded by the coding sequence ATGGGTCTAGAACGCAAAGATTTATTGACCATTGCGGCCTTATCAGCTGACCAAATTCAATTGATTTTAACGACAGCCGAATCCCTGAAAGAAGTCGGAGGGAGGGACATCAAAAAAGTTCCGGCTCTGCGAGGGAAAACGGTGGTGAATTTATTTTTTGAGCCCAGTACTCGTACTCGAACGTCTTTTGAGTTGGCTGCTAAACGATTGAGTGCCGATGTCATTAATTTTTCGCCTTCAACCAGCAGTATGGTGAAAGGAGAAACCTTAGTCGATACCGCCAGAAATATTGAAGCCATGCAGGCAGATATCATTGTGCTGCGTCATCCATCACCTGGTGCCGCAGAAAACCTTGCTCGTTCGGTCAGGTCATCGGTGATCAATGCGGGAGATGGGTGGCATGAACATCCCACTCAGGCTCTCCTGGATGTCTTTACCATAAAAGAGAAAAAAGGACGCGTCTCGGGCCTCGTGGTAGTGATTGTCGGCGATATTGCACATAGCCGCGTGGCGCGCTCGAATATTCTGGCTTTGACCAAACTCGGAGCAGAGGTGAGAGTCGTGGCTCCACCAACCATGATTCCCTTCGGTCTCGAACATTTCGGTGTGGAGGTGTTCCACGATCTTGATGAGGCATTGATTGGAACGGATGTGATCATCATGCTGCGATTGCAACGTGAGCGCTTAGGGCGGGCGTTACTTCCCAGTCTTCGAGAATATGCCAAACTGTTTTGTTTAACGACGGAAAGACTCAAGCTCGCCAAACCGGATGCCATTGTGATGCATCCCGGCCCGCTAAACCGGGGCGTGGAAATTTCGCCATCGGTCGCTGATAGCAATGTCGCGGTGATTCTGGATCAAGTAACGAATGGTGTCTCTGTGCGAATGGCCCTGATGTATTTATTATCAGGATTTAGTGAACGTTCAACCCTTAACGAATAA
- the pyrR gene encoding bifunctional pyr operon transcriptional regulator/uracil phosphoribosyltransferase PyrR, which produces MNTSPRPHERLLMDGQEMARTLTRISHEILERNKGIEGLALVGIRTGGVFLAKRIALRIQQIEKRDVPLGELDITLYRDDLSIRKDQPEIRKTTIPFHISDVKIVLVDDVLFTGRTIRAALDGLMDLGRPAEIQLAVLVDRGHRQLPIRANYVGKSIPTAREENVQVFFEELGQDDRVSILTP; this is translated from the coding sequence ATGAACACTTCTCCTCGACCACACGAACGACTGTTAATGGATGGCCAGGAAATGGCCAGAACCTTAACCCGCATTAGTCATGAGATTCTTGAGCGGAATAAAGGCATTGAAGGGTTAGCGTTGGTGGGGATACGCACGGGCGGGGTGTTTCTCGCCAAAAGGATTGCCCTCAGAATTCAGCAGATTGAAAAACGGGACGTGCCTCTTGGAGAGTTGGATATCACATTGTACCGGGATGATCTCTCCATCAGAAAAGATCAGCCGGAAATACGAAAAACGACCATTCCGTTTCATATATCCGATGTGAAAATCGTGCTGGTCGATGACGTACTCTTTACCGGACGAACCATTCGTGCGGCCTTGGATGGGTTAATGGATTTAGGGCGCCCTGCCGAAATTCAACTGGCTGTTCTTGTCGACCGTGGACATCGGCAGCTTCCCATTCGTGCTAATTATGTCGGGAAAAGCATTCCGACTGCCCGGGAAGAAAACGTCCAGGTCTTTTTTGAGGAATTAGGGCAGGACGATCGAGTCTCCATATTAACACCATGA